Proteins encoded in a region of the Zea mays cultivar B73 chromosome 4, Zm-B73-REFERENCE-NAM-5.0, whole genome shotgun sequence genome:
- the LOC103653016 gene encoding germin-like protein 8-11, with the protein MQLPGLNTLGISLARIDYMPLGQNPPHTHPRATEILTVLEGTLYVGFVTSNQADRSNKLFAKVLNKGDVFVFPQGLIHFQFNPAHDKPAVALAALSSQNPGAITIANAVFGSKPPISDDVLAKAFQVQKGTIDWLQAQFWENNHY; encoded by the coding sequence ATGCAGCTGCCTGGACTCAACACGTTGGGAATCTCGTTGGCTCGCATTGACTACATGCCCTTAGGACAGAATcctccacacacacacccacgtgCCACGGAGATCCTCACCGTGCTTGAAGGGACACTCTACGTTGGATTTGTCACCTCCAACCAAGCTGACAGAAGCAACAAGCTATTTGCCAAGGTTCTCAACAAGGGCGATGTGTTTGTATTCCCCCAAGGACTAATCCACTTCCAGTTCAACCCGGCCCATGACAAGCCAGCAGTCGCGCTCGCTGCTCTAAGTAGCCAGAACCCTGGAGCTATTACTATTGCCAATGCAGTCTTTGGATCAAAGCCACCTATCTCGGATGATGTCCTAGCTAAGGCCTTTCAGGTGCAAAAGGGTACAATTGATTGGCTTCAAGCTCAGTTTTGGGAGAACAACCACTATTGA